A window of Mesoplasma chauliocola contains these coding sequences:
- the fusA gene encoding elongation factor G encodes MPREFSLENTRNLGIMAHIDAGKTTTTERILFHTGKIHKIGETHEGASQMDWMAQEQERGITITSAATTAFWKNNRFNIIDTPGHVDFTVEVERSLRVLDGAVAVLDGQSGVEPQTETVWRQATTYRVPRIVFVNKMDKTGADFMYSVKSIGDRLGAKAAPIQLPIGAEDNFTGLIDLVEMKAYEFDGKAEEIAKEIEIPADLKDQAEMLRAELVEAAVEYDEELMMKFLDGAEITISELKQAIRKGVIGADFFPVLAGSAFKNKGVKLLLDAVVDYLPSPIDVPSIKGILPNGEEAERHANDNEPFSALAFKVMTDPFVGKLTFFRVYSGILSKGSYVLNSTKGEKERVGRILQMHANNRNEIEEVYAGDIAAAVGLKNTTTGDTLVDEKHEIILESMVFPEPVIQLALEPKTKADQEKMGLALSKLAEEDPTFRTYTDEETGQTIIAGMGELHLDIIVDRMKREFKVETNVGAPQVSYRETIKLPAKAEGKYVKQSGGRGSYGHVVIEFEPNADKGFEWIDKITGGRVSKEYINAARVGLENALQNGVVAGYPMIDVKATIVDGSMHDVDSNEMAYKIAASFALKEACKKMNPVILEPIMNVEVTVPDEYYGDVMGNISSKRGLIEGSEQRGNAQTIKSKVPLTEMFGYATELRSFTQGRGNYTMIFSHYAEAPRSIAEEIIKKSGK; translated from the coding sequence ATGCCAAGAGAATTTAGTTTAGAAAATACTCGTAACCTTGGAATTATGGCTCACATTGATGCTGGAAAAACTACTACTACAGAACGTATTTTATTCCACACAGGTAAGATTCATAAAATTGGTGAAACTCATGAAGGAGCTTCACAAATGGACTGAATGGCACAAGAGCAAGAACGTGGTATTACAATTACTTCAGCTGCAACAACTGCATTCTGAAAAAATAACCGTTTTAACATAATTGATACTCCGGGTCACGTTGACTTCACAGTTGAAGTTGAACGTTCATTACGTGTTCTTGACGGAGCTGTTGCAGTTCTTGATGGACAATCAGGAGTTGAACCTCAAACTGAAACAGTTTGAAGACAAGCAACTACTTATAGAGTTCCACGTATTGTTTTTGTTAACAAAATGGACAAAACTGGTGCAGATTTCATGTATTCAGTTAAATCAATCGGGGACCGTTTAGGAGCAAAAGCTGCTCCAATTCAATTACCAATCGGTGCTGAAGATAACTTTACAGGATTAATCGATTTAGTTGAAATGAAAGCTTACGAATTTGATGGAAAAGCAGAAGAAATAGCTAAAGAAATTGAAATTCCAGCTGATTTAAAAGATCAAGCAGAAATGCTAAGAGCTGAATTAGTTGAAGCAGCTGTTGAATACGATGAAGAATTAATGATGAAATTCTTAGATGGTGCAGAAATCACTATTTCAGAATTAAAACAAGCAATCCGTAAAGGGGTTATTGGTGCAGATTTTTTCCCAGTATTAGCAGGTTCAGCTTTCAAAAATAAAGGTGTTAAATTATTATTAGATGCTGTTGTTGATTATTTACCATCACCAATTGATGTTCCTTCAATTAAAGGAATTTTACCAAATGGTGAAGAAGCAGAAAGACATGCAAATGACAACGAACCATTCTCAGCTTTAGCTTTCAAAGTTATGACTGACCCATTTGTTGGAAAATTAACATTCTTTAGAGTTTACTCAGGTATCTTATCAAAAGGTAGTTATGTATTAAACTCAACAAAAGGTGAAAAAGAACGTGTAGGACGTATTTTACAAATGCACGCAAACAATCGTAACGAAATCGAAGAAGTTTATGCTGGAGATATTGCAGCTGCTGTTGGATTAAAAAATACTACAACAGGTGATACTTTAGTAGATGAAAAACATGAAATCATCTTAGAATCAATGGTTTTCCCAGAACCAGTTATCCAATTAGCTTTAGAACCAAAAACAAAAGCTGATCAAGAAAAAATGGGATTAGCATTATCTAAATTAGCAGAAGAAGATCCAACTTTCAGAACTTATACAGATGAAGAAACAGGCCAAACAATTATTGCTGGAATGGGTGAATTACACTTAGACATTATTGTTGACCGTATGAAACGTGAGTTCAAAGTTGAAACAAACGTTGGAGCACCTCAAGTATCATACCGTGAAACAATTAAGTTACCAGCTAAAGCTGAAGGTAAATATGTTAAACAATCAGGAGGACGTGGATCATATGGACACGTTGTTATTGAGTTTGAACCAAATGCTGACAAAGGATTTGAATGAATTGACAAAATTACTGGAGGACGTGTTTCTAAAGAATACATTAACGCTGCGCGTGTTGGATTAGAGAACGCATTACAAAATGGGGTTGTTGCTGGATACCCAATGATTGATGTTAAGGCAACAATTGTTGATGGATCAATGCACGACGTTGACTCAAACGAAATGGCTTACAAAATTGCTGCATCATTTGCTCTAAAAGAAGCATGTAAAAAAATGAATCCAGTTATTTTAGAACCAATCATGAATGTTGAAGTAACTGTTCCAGATGAATACTATGGAGATGTAATGGGTAACATTTCATCAAAACGTGGATTAATTGAAGGATCAGAACAAAGAGGAAACGCACAAACAATTAAATCTAAAGTTCCTCTAACAGAAATGTTCGGATATGCAACAGAATTAAGATCATTCACACAAGGGCGTGGAAACTATACAATGATTTTCAGTCACTATGCTGAAGCTCCAAGATCTATTGCAGAAGAAATTATTAAAAAATCAGGTAAGTAG
- the cls gene encoding cardiolipin synthase, whose translation MKKPFLASASLIAIFGIGAAFYVAINILLNIFVPTPLPFILFISLTHLFSCVWAIIVLCNRKRRIETRIRWMLFIVLAPFFGIVSYAFLGRVYKYRKNKNYLYNKNTASLLQPKTQYDLVNLKSIEKENPEFKRAFMMSFEKQRESIYSNTLIKYLASGNIYFSNLLNDINQAKEYILINCYIIAEGEVLEKITDLLIKKIEEGIRVYIIYDFLGCYGKFTKSKKRLIQEGAHLVAYSPIHFPFVKWNANYRDHRKDISIDGKIGYIGGINISDEYINKSGTFGFWNDSAIKIIGEAVQEIELIFKRDWNFYMTKKERKIEKLELKVGSFNHENIKTPDFIQIISDGPNHESPMCLEVMLNLIHSAQNRIWIKSPYFIPPPEIINALCNAASTGLDVRVLLPGKSDKFLLLEVSKHWTKKMFENGVKIYSMNDTFVHEKSYVFDDEIVFSGSSNLDYRALFCDQQTMALIKSKDTNTIVSKKMLNDMKKSFEYKFIPNKDLPILKRAVVKIYNVMAPLL comes from the coding sequence ATGAAAAAACCGTTTTTAGCTAGTGCATCTCTTATAGCAATTTTTGGAATTGGTGCAGCATTTTATGTAGCAATAAACATATTGTTAAATATTTTTGTACCTACACCCCTACCTTTTATATTGTTTATTTCTTTAACGCACTTATTTTCTTGTGTATGAGCAATAATAGTTTTATGTAATAGAAAAAGAAGAATTGAAACTAGAATAAGATGAATGCTGTTTATAGTTTTAGCACCATTCTTTGGGATAGTTTCGTATGCATTTTTAGGAAGAGTTTATAAATATAGAAAAAACAAAAATTATTTATATAATAAAAATACTGCAAGTTTATTGCAACCTAAAACCCAGTATGACCTTGTAAATTTAAAATCAATTGAAAAAGAGAACCCAGAATTTAAAAGAGCATTTATGATGAGCTTTGAAAAACAAAGAGAAAGTATTTATTCAAATACACTAATTAAGTATCTTGCTTCAGGAAATATTTATTTTTCAAATCTTTTAAATGATATAAATCAGGCAAAAGAGTACATATTAATAAATTGCTACATAATAGCTGAGGGAGAGGTTTTGGAAAAGATAACTGACTTATTAATTAAGAAAATTGAAGAAGGTATAAGAGTTTATATAATTTATGATTTTCTAGGTTGCTATGGTAAATTTACAAAAAGCAAAAAAAGATTAATTCAAGAGGGTGCCCACTTGGTAGCTTATTCACCAATACATTTCCCATTTGTTAAGTGAAATGCAAATTATCGTGATCATAGAAAAGACATTTCAATTGATGGAAAAATTGGCTATATTGGTGGAATCAATATTTCTGATGAATACATTAATAAAAGTGGAACCTTTGGCTTTTGAAATGATTCAGCAATTAAAATAATTGGAGAAGCAGTTCAAGAAATTGAGTTAATTTTTAAAAGAGATTGAAATTTTTATATGACTAAAAAGGAAAGAAAAATCGAAAAATTAGAATTAAAAGTTGGTTCATTTAATCATGAAAACATAAAAACACCAGATTTCATTCAAATTATTTCTGATGGCCCAAATCATGAAAGTCCTATGTGTCTTGAAGTTATGCTAAATTTAATTCATTCTGCACAAAATAGAATTTGAATTAAATCACCTTATTTTATTCCACCGCCTGAAATAATTAATGCACTTTGTAACGCTGCCTCAACAGGTCTTGATGTTAGAGTTTTATTGCCAGGAAAGTCAGACAAATTTTTGTTATTGGAAGTATCTAAACATTGAACTAAGAAAATGTTTGAGAATGGAGTCAAAATTTACTCTATGAATGATACTTTTGTTCATGAAAAATCATATGTATTTGATGATGAGATTGTATTTAGTGGAAGCTCAAACTTAGATTATAGAGCTTTATTTTGTGATCAACAAACAATGGCTTTAATTAAATCAAAAGATACAAACACAATAGTTTCTAAGAAAATGTTAAATGACATGAAAAAATCATTTGAATACAAGTTTATTCCTAACAAGGATTTACCTATTTTAAAAAGAGCAGTTGTTAAAATATATAATGTAATGGCGCCATTATTGTAA
- the rpsL gene encoding 30S ribosomal protein S12, producing the protein MPTINQLVKTNRKAKTWKTKAPALNRGVNSLKKKVTKVSAPQKRGVCTRVATMTPKKPNSALRKYARVRLTNGMEVNAYIPGEGHNLQEHSVVLIRGGRVKDLPGVRYHIIRGTLDTQAVNNRKQSRSLYGAKRPKK; encoded by the coding sequence ATGCCAACAATCAACCAATTAGTTAAAACAAATCGTAAAGCTAAAACTTGAAAAACTAAAGCTCCTGCTTTAAACAGAGGGGTAAACTCATTGAAAAAGAAAGTAACTAAAGTCTCAGCACCTCAAAAAAGAGGGGTATGTACTCGTGTTGCTACAATGACACCTAAAAAACCCAACTCTGCGTTACGTAAATACGCTCGTGTTAGATTAACAAATGGAATGGAAGTTAATGCATATATCCCAGGAGAAGGACATAACCTACAAGAACACTCAGTTGTTTTAATTCGTGGGGGGCGTGTAAAAGACTTACCAGGGGTACGTTACCACATTATTCGTGGGACATTAGATACTCAAGCAGTTAACAACCGTAAACAATCTCGTTCATTATACGGAGCAAAAAGACCTAAAAAATAA
- the prfA gene encoding peptide chain release factor 1: protein MNPKTYEALETMQKRVEQIDKDLQSEDILNDVKKMMELNKERANLIDVVQKFQEYKNVIQAISDAKEILGNEKDTEMIELAKMELSENEEAAESIIKIIEEMLLPKDPNDDKNVIVEIRGAAGGDEANIFAGDLLRMYKLYAETQNWKITMMDASSSEAGGFSQVSFMVKGDRVYSKLKFESGAHRVQRVPKTEAKGRIQTSTSTVAVLPEMSDVEIEIKNSDLRIDTYRSSGAGGQHVNTTDSAVRITHIPTGIVAASQDGRSQHDNKDIAMTMLRARVYEAELEKQQAEADANRKNAVGTGARSEKIRTYNYPQNRVTDHRVGLTLNKLDQVMEGKIDDFITALMNDEQRQKVEAQIQENEK from the coding sequence ATGAATCCAAAAACGTATGAAGCATTGGAAACAATGCAAAAAAGAGTTGAACAAATAGACAAAGATTTGCAGTCTGAAGATATTTTGAATGATGTTAAAAAAATGATGGAACTTAATAAAGAAAGAGCAAATTTAATTGATGTTGTTCAAAAGTTTCAAGAATACAAAAATGTAATTCAAGCAATTTCTGATGCGAAAGAAATATTGGGTAATGAAAAAGACACAGAAATGATTGAGTTGGCAAAAATGGAGTTATCTGAAAATGAAGAAGCTGCAGAGTCTATAATAAAAATAATTGAAGAAATGTTATTACCAAAAGATCCAAATGATGATAAAAACGTTATTGTAGAAATTCGTGGAGCTGCTGGTGGAGATGAAGCAAATATTTTTGCAGGTGATCTTTTGAGAATGTACAAATTATATGCAGAAACACAAAACTGAAAAATAACAATGATGGATGCTAGTTCTTCAGAAGCTGGAGGTTTTTCACAAGTTTCATTTATGGTTAAAGGTGATAGAGTTTATTCAAAATTAAAATTTGAATCTGGAGCACACCGTGTGCAAAGGGTTCCAAAAACAGAAGCAAAGGGAAGAATTCAAACATCAACATCAACGGTGGCAGTTTTACCAGAAATGAGCGATGTTGAAATCGAAATTAAAAACAGTGATTTAAGAATTGATACTTATCGCTCTTCAGGAGCTGGTGGTCAACATGTTAATACTACTGACTCAGCTGTTCGTATTACACATATTCCTACTGGTATTGTTGCTGCATCTCAAGATGGAAGAAGCCAGCATGATAACAAAGATATAGCTATGACAATGCTAAGAGCAAGAGTTTATGAGGCAGAACTAGAGAAGCAACAAGCAGAAGCTGATGCAAACCGTAAAAATGCTGTTGGAACAGGTGCAAGAAGTGAAAAAATTAGAACCTACAACTATCCTCAAAACCGTGTAACTGATCATAGAGTTGGTTTAACATTAAACAAACTAGATCAAGTTATGGAAGGAAAAATTGATGATTTTATAACTGCACTAATGAATGATGAACAACGCCAAAAAGTCGAAGCTCAAATTCAGGAAAATGAAAAATAA
- a CDS encoding L-threonylcarbamoyladenylate synthase, whose protein sequence is MLKKEIINECIEDIKANKIVIIPTDTIYGLSAKISKDNEIKINQIKNIKHEKPLITLVSNFQQLKKLQIKKISKEDKKILLDSRTTVIFETSLEFKTIAVRFVKRKDIKKIINKTGPIFSTSVNKHGLKPINKEEELKNFDQNIKLFFDIEPTDLNPSKIYNSLTKKWIR, encoded by the coding sequence ATGCTAAAAAAAGAAATAATTAATGAATGTATTGAAGATATAAAAGCAAATAAAATTGTGATAATACCAACAGACACTATTTATGGATTATCAGCAAAAATTAGCAAAGATAATGAAATCAAAATAAATCAAATTAAAAATATAAAGCATGAAAAGCCATTGATAACTTTGGTTTCAAATTTTCAACAATTAAAAAAACTTCAAATTAAAAAGATTAGCAAAGAAGATAAAAAAATTTTATTAGATTCGCGAACAACAGTGATTTTTGAAACTAGTCTAGAATTTAAAACTATTGCTGTTAGATTTGTAAAAAGAAAAGATATAAAAAAAATAATCAATAAAACTGGGCCAATATTTTCAACAAGTGTTAATAAGCATGGCTTAAAACCAATAAATAAGGAAGAAGAATTAAAAAATTTTGATCAAAACATTAAGTTGTTTTTTGATATAGAACCCACTGATTTAAATCCATCAAAAATATATAATTCTTTAACAAAAAAATGAATAAGATAA
- the rpsG gene encoding 30S ribosomal protein S7: MRKNRAEKRDVLADPIYNSKLVTRAINKIMLDGKRGTAQTIIYDAFDIIKEKTGEEPIEVFNKAIENIKPHLELKVRRIGGANYQVPVEVSDERQVTLALRWLINYARLRNEKVMTVKLANEIIDASNNMGGSVKKREDTHKMAEANKAFAHYRW; the protein is encoded by the coding sequence ATGCGTAAGAATAGAGCAGAAAAAAGAGATGTTTTAGCAGATCCAATTTATAACTCAAAATTAGTTACTCGTGCTATCAACAAAATTATGTTAGATGGTAAGAGAGGAACAGCTCAAACAATTATTTATGATGCATTTGACATTATCAAAGAAAAAACTGGTGAAGAACCAATTGAAGTATTTAACAAAGCAATCGAAAATATCAAACCACACTTAGAATTAAAAGTTCGTCGTATTGGTGGAGCAAACTATCAAGTTCCTGTTGAAGTTTCAGATGAAAGACAAGTAACTTTAGCTTTACGTTGATTAATTAACTATGCAAGATTAAGAAACGAAAAAGTTATGACAGTTAAATTAGCTAATGAAATTATAGATGCTTCAAACAACATGGGTGGATCAGTTAAAAAACGTGAAGACACACATAAAATGGCAGAAGCAAATAAGGCATTCGCACACTACCGTTGATAA
- the rpmE gene encoding 50S ribosomal protein L31, whose amino-acid sequence MPKKDIQPKYFEEAKFVCTTCANEFVCGTTKREEMRIDVCSNCHPFYSGAQNFANTTGRVEQFKSKFARKEAINATAQKNSEDQKSKNKETK is encoded by the coding sequence ATGCCAAAAAAAGATATTCAACCAAAATACTTCGAGGAAGCAAAATTTGTTTGTACAACATGTGCTAATGAATTCGTTTGTGGAACTACAAAAAGAGAAGAAATGAGAATTGACGTTTGTTCAAATTGTCACCCATTCTACTCAGGTGCGCAAAACTTTGCAAACACAACAGGTCGTGTTGAACAATTTAAATCAAAATTTGCAAGAAAAGAAGCAATTAATGCAACTGCTCAAAAAAATTCTGAAGATCAAAAATCAAAAAATAAAGAAACTAAATAA
- a CDS encoding thymidine kinase has translation MIPNRDTIQEKQLGWVELITGCMFAGKTEEFIKRLRRHAFAKRNVIAFKPVIDTRYAVNEVASHAGTLLPSIPVNSTSELRDYLEKVINSQKVDVVGIDEIQFFDEEIVDYIEELADRGMIVIVTGLDKDFRSQPFKNVDRILPLAEMVDKLTAICQKCGNFANRTQRIIDGKPADWNSPLILVDGNDSYEARCRNCYQIEKG, from the coding sequence ATGATTCCAAATAGAGACACAATTCAAGAAAAACAGTTGGGTTGGGTTGAGTTAATTACTGGGTGCATGTTTGCTGGTAAAACAGAAGAATTTATAAAAAGATTACGCAGACACGCATTTGCAAAAAGAAATGTTATAGCTTTTAAACCTGTTATTGATACAAGATATGCAGTTAATGAAGTAGCATCACATGCAGGAACACTACTACCTTCAATTCCAGTTAATTCAACAAGTGAATTAAGAGATTATTTAGAAAAAGTAATAAACTCTCAAAAAGTTGATGTTGTTGGAATTGATGAAATTCAATTTTTTGATGAAGAAATTGTTGATTATATTGAAGAGTTAGCTGATAGAGGAATGATAGTAATTGTAACTGGTTTAGATAAAGACTTTAGAAGTCAGCCATTTAAAAATGTTGATCGAATTTTACCTTTAGCTGAAATGGTTGATAAACTTACAGCAATTTGTCAAAAATGTGGTAATTTTGCGAATAGAACACAAAGAATAATTGATGGTAAGCCAGCTGACTGAAATTCACCATTAATCTTAGTTGATGGTAACGATAGTTATGAAGCAAGATGTAGAAATTGTTATCAAATAGAAAAGGGGTAA
- a CDS encoding DHH family phosphoesterase: MKDTNYKLLIKKIKQNKNIIILKHIRPDWDAQGSSMGLAYLIAENFKNKKIVVPGDRLDDNRDFLSENLSDEFIKSALVITVDTATQARLDFDRYELAEETFKIDHHVNIDPYAKNEIVKETAMACTEVITLWAEAMKLKWNVNAASNLYKGLVTDSGRFLFPNTSYKTFNAAKILLENGANLKAVHDSLFVSDLKRKKYANFAFSKLQLSKNGVGHIIITKEDQKPWDYSYDEIKSALGTMSGIDEIKIWVLVIELDDEIKVSIRSRNFEIDKIANKYNGGGHKLASGCKLKTLKDISKLVKDLDSVIIKETK; this comes from the coding sequence ATGAAAGATACAAATTACAAACTATTAATTAAAAAAATAAAACAAAATAAAAACATAATAATTTTAAAACACATTAGACCTGATTGAGATGCTCAAGGTAGTTCTATGGGTTTAGCCTACCTAATTGCTGAAAATTTCAAAAACAAAAAAATTGTTGTTCCTGGTGATAGATTAGACGATAATCGTGATTTTTTATCTGAAAACTTATCTGATGAATTTATTAAATCTGCTTTAGTTATTACAGTTGATACAGCGACTCAAGCACGTTTAGATTTTGATAGATATGAATTAGCAGAAGAAACATTTAAAATTGACCATCATGTTAATATTGATCCATATGCAAAAAATGAAATAGTTAAAGAAACAGCAATGGCGTGTACAGAAGTAATAACTTTGTGAGCTGAAGCAATGAAACTAAAATGAAATGTTAATGCAGCTTCAAATTTATACAAAGGTTTAGTTACAGACAGTGGAAGATTTTTATTTCCAAATACAAGTTATAAAACATTTAATGCAGCAAAAATATTATTAGAAAATGGCGCTAATTTAAAAGCTGTCCATGACTCTTTATTTGTTTCAGATTTAAAAAGAAAAAAATATGCAAACTTTGCGTTTTCAAAACTGCAACTATCAAAAAATGGTGTAGGTCATATAATCATTACAAAAGAGGACCAAAAACCATGAGATTATTCATATGATGAAATTAAATCAGCATTAGGAACAATGAGTGGGATTGATGAAATTAAAATATGAGTTTTAGTTATTGAATTGGATGATGAAATTAAGGTTTCAATCAGAAGTAGAAATTTTGAAATTGATAAAATTGCTAATAAATATAATGGTGGTGGGCACAAACTTGCTAGTGGATGTAAATTAAAAACATTAAAAGACATTTCAAAATTGGTTAAAGATTTAGATTCAGTTATTATAAAGGAAACTAAATAA
- the prmC gene encoding peptide chain release factor N(5)-glutamine methyltransferase, with the protein MKNNSIIKVTQILLENSKLGKSDINEIISFVIKREYSEIPFIPEYELSTKELNKIFKISKKVAKGKPLAYILGYKIFRSHKFLTNNRTLIPRIETEQLVDYVNGFIIDNPEKKFDVLDLCTGSGCVGISLYLENSNNIEKVVLSDISRFALKVANKNIIENKILDKVEIVRSNFMNVFLNKEQKFNILTCNPPYIDKNDANIDRDTVKYEPHLALFAKNNGLYFYEEIIKNIEKIIKVDQPFIVVLEIGWQQKNNLELLLNDKLGLKYNWIFNKDHFGNWRNLIITNREK; encoded by the coding sequence ATGAAAAATAATAGTATTATAAAGGTGACTCAAATTTTATTAGAAAATTCTAAACTAGGAAAATCTGATATAAATGAAATTATTTCTTTTGTTATTAAAAGAGAATATTCTGAAATTCCTTTTATTCCAGAATATGAATTATCAACCAAAGAATTAAATAAAATATTTAAAATTTCAAAAAAAGTAGCTAAAGGGAAACCTTTAGCTTATATTTTAGGCTACAAAATATTTAGAAGTCACAAATTTTTAACTAACAATAGAACTTTAATTCCAAGAATAGAAACAGAGCAATTAGTCGATTATGTTAATGGATTTATAATAGATAACCCAGAAAAGAAATTTGATGTTTTGGATTTATGTACAGGGTCAGGATGTGTAGGAATATCCTTGTATTTAGAAAATTCCAATAATATTGAAAAAGTAGTTTTATCTGACATTTCTAGGTTTGCTTTAAAAGTTGCTAATAAAAATATAATTGAAAATAAAATACTAGATAAAGTTGAAATAGTAAGAAGCAATTTTATGAATGTTTTTTTAAATAAAGAGCAAAAATTTAATATTTTAACTTGTAACCCACCATATATTGATAAAAATGATGCAAACATTGATAGAGATACCGTGAAATATGAACCTCACTTAGCTTTATTCGCAAAAAATAATGGACTTTATTTTTATGAAGAAATAATTAAAAATATTGAAAAAATAATTAAAGTAGATCAACCATTTATAGTAGTGCTTGAAATAGGGTGGCAACAAAAAAATAATTTAGAACTATTACTTAATGATAAATTAGGTTTAAAATATAATTGAATATTTAATAAAGATCATTTTGGCAATTGAAGAAATTTAATAATTACAAATAGGGAGAAATAG